A window of the Arachis duranensis cultivar V14167 chromosome 5, aradu.V14167.gnm2.J7QH, whole genome shotgun sequence genome harbors these coding sequences:
- the LOC107488005 gene encoding peroxidase 72, which yields MRGTSMANSVNFLLLLSLLAFAPFCHCDKKVGGYLYLQYYDKSCPRAQEIVKSIVAKAVAKETRMAASLLRLHFHDCFVKGCDGSVLLDSSGTIISEKRSNPNRNSARGFEVIDEIKSALEKECPETVSCADILAIAARDSTVLTGGPSWEVPLGRRDSRDASISGSNYNIPAPNNTFQTILTKFKLKGLDIVDLVALSGSHTIGDSRCTSFRQRLYNQTGNGKADFTLDQYYAAQLRTHCPRSGGDQNLFVLDFVSPAKFDNSYYKNLLTKRGLLSSDEILLTQNTVSAGLVKKYAESNDLFFEQFAKSMVKMGNITPLTGSRGEIRKNCRRVNA from the exons ATGAGAGGAACAAGTATGGCCAATTCTGTGAACTTTCTCCTGCTTCTTTCTCTACTAGCCTTTGCACCCTTCTGCCATTGTGACAAGAAAGTAGGCGGTTACCTCTACCTGCAATATTATGACAAGTCTTGCCCCAGAGCTCAAGAGATTGTCAAGTCCATTGTGGCCAAAGCTGTCGCGAAAGAAACACGCATGGCTGCTTCCCTGCTGAGATTGCATTTTCACGACTGCTTTGTCAAG GGCTGTGATGGATCAGTGTTGCTAGATAGCAGTGGAACCATTATCAGCGAGAAGAGGTCAAATCCCAATCGTAATTCGGCTCGAGGATTTGAAGTTATTGATGAAATCAAATCAGCACTAGAGAAGGAATGCCCTGAGACTGTGTCCTGTGCTGACATTTTAGCCATAGCTGCCAGAGATTCAACTGTTCtt ACTGGTGGACCAAGCTGGGAAGTGCCTCTAGGCAGAAGGGATTCTCGTGATGCAAGTATAAGTGGCTCTAACTACAACATTCCTGCCCCCAACAACACATTTCAAACCATCCTAACTAAATTCAAGCTTAAAGGCCTTGATATTGTTGATCTAGTTGCTTTATCTG GTAGCCATACTATAGGAGACTCAAGGTGTACCAGCTTCAGGCAAAGACTCTACAACCAAACTGGCAACGGCAAAGCAGACTTCACTCTTGACCAATACTATGCTGCTCAATTGCGCACTCACTGCCCAAGATCCGGCGGAGACCAGAATCTGTTTGTGCTAGACTTTGTCAGCCCAGCAAAATTTGATAACAGCTACTACAAGAACTTACTGACCAAGAGGGGTTTGTTAAGCTCTGATGAAATTCTCTTGACACAGAATACAGTGTCTGCAGGTTTAGTGAAGAAATATGCTGAAAGTAATGATCTTTTCTTTGAACAATTTGCCAAGTCCATGGTTAAGATGGGGAACATTACTCCCTTAACAGGCTCAAGGGGTGAGATCAGAAAGAACTGCAGAAGGGTTAATGCTTAA
- the LOC127747577 gene encoding uncharacterized protein LOC127747577, translating into MGATPFHRSILEVRLPKHFDKPSDMRYDGTQDPLEHLTTFEARMNLEGVGDEVRCRAFPVTLAGPTIRWFNGLPQGSIYGFSDISRAFLAQFTTRIARAKHPINLLGITQRHGEPTRKYLDRFNDECLEIDGLTDSVASLCLTNGLLNKDFRKHLTTKPFWTMHEIQMVAKEYINDEEVSQVIAANKRHSGYNQTKHS; encoded by the coding sequence ATGGGTGCCACCCCGTTCCATCGATCCATCCTCGAGGTCCGGTTGCCGAAGCACTTTGACAAACCATCGGACATGAGGTACGATGGAACCCAAGACCCTCTAGAACACCTCACAACCTTCGAAGCTAGGATGAATCTGGAGGGAGTAGGGGACGAGGTGAGGTGCCGAGCCTTCCCGGTGACTCTGGCAGGACCCACGATCAGATGGTTTAACGGCCTCCCGCAGGGATCCATCTATGGGTTTTCGGACATCAGCCGTGCCTTCCTAGCCCAATTCACGACACGAATAGCAAGGGCAAAGCACCCGATCAACCTTCTTGGGATAACCCAAAGACACGGGGAGCcgaccagaaaatacctggacCGGTTCAACGACGAATGCTTGGAAATTGACGGCCTAACCGATTCGGTGGCCAGCCTTTGTCTGACGAACGGCCTCCTCAACAAGGACTTTCGAAAACACCTCACCACGAAACCGTTTTGGACGATGCATGAGATCCAAATGGTAGCTAAGGAGTACATAAATGACGAGGAAGTCAGCCAAGTCATAGCTGCCAACAAACGACACTCCGGCTACAACCAAACTAAGCATAGCTAA